A region of Zeugodacus cucurbitae isolate PBARC_wt_2022May chromosome 5, idZeuCucr1.2, whole genome shotgun sequence DNA encodes the following proteins:
- the LOC114805253 gene encoding uncharacterized protein LOC114805253 — MGGREVQNSNKTCPITLNSPLADKRILAEAIVLPKLTNMLLSYQIKSKQLDKVSHLNLADPNCNTPAPIDILLGSDLMPQIILEGVEKISSTLLAQNTIFGWILSGPVTETVTTLTTQVVEISNEYLNTQLRKFWEEDQYCEDFYKATTTRSGNGRYVVRLPLKQQFPNTLTLGHSRTSAIQQFLSMEKNLLKKGELKPEYDGVLEEYLNLDHMEEVSPWEK, encoded by the exons ATGGGCGGAAGAGAAGtccaaaactcaaataaaacCTGTCCCATTACCCTTAATTCACCACTAGCGGATAAGCGCATTTTAGCAGAAGCTATAGTCTTACCGAAACTTACAAACATGCTTCTTAGCTACCAAATAAAGAGCAAGCAATTGGATAAGGTTTCACATCTGAatctagcagatcccaactgcaaCACCCCAGCTCCAATAGATATACTATTAGGCAGCGACCTTATGCCACAAATTATActagaaggtgttgaaaaaatatcaagCACCCTTCTAGCACAAAATACTATATTCGGTTGGATACTAAGTGGACCAGTTACCGAAACAGTTACCACTTTGACAACTCAAGTTGTAGAAATATCCAATGAATACCTTAATACACAGTTAaggaaattttggga agaagatcagtattgtgaagacttCTACAAAGCCACAACTACTAGATCAGGAAATGGTCGGTACGTCGTACGACTACCCTTAAAACAACAATTCCCAAATACACTCACCTTAGGTCACTCTCGCACCTCTGCAATACAGCAGTTTCTAAGTATGGAAAAAAACCTACTTAAAAAGGGCGAACTCAAACCAGAATATGATGGGGTCTTAGAAGAATACCTTAATTTGGATCATATGGAGGAAGTAAGCCCATGGGAAAAATAA